A window of Cryptomeria japonica chromosome 3, Sugi_1.0, whole genome shotgun sequence contains these coding sequences:
- the LOC131029872 gene encoding protein MAIN-LIKE 1-like yields MTDFEAHVGCGMECHVVVQLPDIQFRCTYPPIMRLVRDLSDAQRDHIGSCGFGYLLQMTDIHVNHGLLTVLVEQFHSEHNTFHLSTGEMTITLEDVYNIMRIPFVGDKVDYDATPRQGIEALRRIFQDGTILNRDITWDDLLSRYGAQFPLACVLASIIGCFVMSDRGQQGFLCGWGRMLERLLIHPVRLGWGSGLLVNIYHEMHGITYRGAKSMATSVLVLYIWVWEHILVCRPIVDDSRQDG; encoded by the coding sequence GTTCAATTGCCAGATATTCAATTCAGATGTACATATCCACCCATTATGAGATTAGTGCGAGATTTATCAGATGCACAGAGAGATCACATCGGTTCGTGTGGATTTGGATACTTGTTGCAGATgactgatatccatgtgaatcatggattGTTGACTGTGTTAGTTGAGCAATTTCATagcgagcataacaccttccacctGTCgactggggagatgactatcactcttgAGGATGTTTACAATATTATGAGGATACCATTTGTtggagataaggttgattatgatgcgaCTCCACGACAAGGCATTGAGGCACTGAGACGCATATTTCAGGATGGCACTATCTTGAATCGAGATATCACTTGGGATGATCTATTGAGCAGGTATGGAGCACAATTCCCTTTGGCGTGCGTTTTGGCTAGCATTATTGGTTGCTTCGTGATGTCTGATAGGGGACAACAGGGGTtcttatgtggatggggtaggatgctggAGAGATTGCTTATTCATCCAGTCAGATTAGGTTGGGGTTCAGGCTTACTCGTGAATATATACCATGAGATGCATGGGATCACCTATAGAGGGGCGAAGAGTATGGCGACAAGCGTTCTAGTTTTGTATATTTGGGTCTGGGAGCACATCCTAGTTTGCAGACCGATTGTGGATGATTCACGACAGGATGGCTAg